From one Clostridium cylindrosporum DSM 605 genomic stretch:
- a CDS encoding HEAT repeat domain-containing protein, whose amino-acid sequence MGGTSFIIISLGVFSYVVICIMIYVGIARIKEKLENKKLKEIETGFGKFVLEHLEKTRNGIELSDIELNLVSDALDTPIYFKVFSKKYMEYANNENILFAKKYILNFQDKIVRIFSKVDRKSIMKFAYYIYLIGEFRINDKIINKILLENLNTESIYIRVNALKALSKIGDLNGFVDALRIISLRGLYFNEKIVIDSIDSFEGDIEELNLRLMEEMKNFTPQMINIVISHFSNTGYRKCSPLLIEKLKDKNTLKEVIMRIIKYFEVVKDIDSEPLIISMLDNPNWEVRVVASKAMLKYDVTKAEDKLRRLVSDNNYYVRYNTAMTLISKGRDYKLVQDIISGDDKFAKDIMFYAMFTKNFIDYDEYIAYKSHEENINLLSYESIIIDERGEVKV is encoded by the coding sequence ATGGGTGGAACTAGCTTTATTATAATATCTTTAGGTGTTTTTTCCTATGTTGTTATTTGCATAATGATATATGTAGGAATAGCTAGGATAAAGGAAAAGTTAGAAAATAAAAAGCTAAAGGAAATTGAAACGGGGTTTGGTAAGTTTGTATTAGAGCATTTAGAGAAGACTAGGAATGGGATAGAATTAAGTGATATAGAATTAAACTTAGTAAGTGATGCCTTAGATACTCCTATTTATTTTAAGGTTTTTAGTAAAAAGTATATGGAATATGCTAATAATGAAAATATATTATTTGCTAAGAAATATATATTAAACTTTCAAGACAAAATAGTAAGGATATTTTCAAAGGTAGATAGGAAGTCTATTATGAAATTTGCCTACTATATATACCTAATTGGTGAATTTAGAATTAATGATAAAATAATTAATAAAATTCTTTTAGAAAATCTAAATACAGAATCTATATATATTAGAGTAAATGCACTAAAGGCCCTATCAAAAATTGGAGACTTAAATGGGTTTGTTGATGCACTTAGGATAATATCTTTAAGAGGGCTATACTTTAATGAAAAAATAGTAATTGATTCTATAGATTCATTTGAAGGAGACATAGAGGAACTTAACCTAAGGTTAATGGAGGAGATGAAAAACTTTACTCCACAGATGATTAATATAGTTATTAGCCATTTTTCAAATACAGGCTATAGAAAGTGTAGCCCACTTTTAATAGAGAAACTAAAGGATAAAAATACACTTAAGGAAGTAATTATGAGAATAATTAAGTACTTTGAGGTTGTAAAGGATATAGACTCTGAGCCTTTAATTATATCCATGCTAGATAATCCAAATTGGGAAGTTAGAGTAGTGGCATCTAAGGCAATGCTTAAGTATGACGTAACTAAGGCTGAGGATAAGTTAAGAAGACTTGTATCTGATAATAACTACTATGTTAGATACAATACAGCTATGACATTAATATCAAAGGGAAGAGATTATAAATTAGTTCAGGATATTATATCTGGAGATGACAAGTTTGCTAAGGATATAATGTTTTATGCTATGTTTACTAAGAATTTCATTGACTATGATGAATATATAGCCTACAAGAGTCATGAAGAAAATATAAATTTACTCTCATATGAATCAATAATCATAGACGAGAGAGGGGAGGTAAAAGTATAA
- a CDS encoding CotH kinase family protein, with protein MNDKLRYNTMIAILIMVLGVTLILSYKYVYIGYMDYLNQRSIIANKNVKFTSKLPIIVIDSKGKDIGKDIVKAKMELYQNEKLENNITGHSNKSSNVEINLQEDSKGKYIINIRDNEGKPRDIEVLGMKRNSKWILNSPDGDKSLIRNYIVYNIASKIMDYTPQAKLCEVFIKTSQVEGITMKDYKGVYSIVESTKVSKDRVNLAKSINAYEITGYIVAGDSLKQGDNYLSTYTERIKKKSQLTCIYPDKGDVTQSQLRYIQNDLDSIEKRMYSLMYSDPRFGYREYIDIDSFIDYVILNEFFFNIKAGKKGIYFYKELGSKLKVGPALDFNISMGNFDEVKNHRYLRMKGEPWFEKLLTDQYFLDKLSKRYKALRKTYLSEHHVLKSIDNAVAEIGLREDKSYEKEISTMKKFIKDHGRWMDKYFETGEYLELTGNSKNER; from the coding sequence ATGAATGATAAGTTAAGATATAATACTATGATAGCAATATTAATTATGGTACTTGGAGTTACTTTAATACTTTCATATAAATATGTTTATATTGGCTATATGGATTATTTGAATCAAAGGTCAATTATAGCTAATAAAAATGTTAAGTTCACATCTAAGCTTCCTATTATAGTTATAGATTCAAAGGGTAAAGATATAGGTAAAGATATAGTGAAAGCTAAGATGGAGTTATATCAAAATGAGAAATTAGAAAATAATATTACGGGACATAGCAATAAAAGTTCAAATGTAGAGATAAATCTTCAAGAAGATTCTAAGGGAAAATATATTATAAACATAAGAGATAATGAAGGAAAGCCCAGGGATATTGAAGTCCTAGGTATGAAAAGAAATTCAAAGTGGATATTAAATTCTCCAGATGGAGATAAGTCTCTCATTAGAAACTACATTGTATATAATATAGCATCAAAAATAATGGATTATACTCCCCAAGCTAAGCTCTGTGAGGTTTTTATTAAAACATCACAGGTTGAAGGAATCACAATGAAGGATTATAAGGGTGTTTATTCTATAGTTGAAAGTACTAAGGTAAGTAAAGATAGAGTAAACCTCGCTAAGAGTATTAATGCCTATGAGATAACAGGTTACATTGTAGCGGGGGATAGCTTAAAACAAGGGGATAATTACTTATCTACATATACAGAAAGAATAAAGAAGAAGAGTCAACTTACATGCATTTATCCAGATAAGGGTGATGTTACACAAAGTCAGTTAAGGTATATTCAAAATGATTTAGACTCTATAGAAAAGAGAATGTATTCTCTAATGTATTCCGACCCAAGATTTGGATATAGAGAATATATAGATATTGATAGCTTCATTGATTATGTAATCCTTAATGAATTTTTCTTTAATATAAAAGCAGGAAAGAAAGGGATATATTTTTATAAAGAGCTAGGATCAAAATTAAAGGTAGGACCTGCTTTAGACTTTAATATATCCATGGGGAACTTTGATGAGGTGAAGAATCATAGATATCTTAGGATGAAGGGTGAGCCTTGGTTTGAAAAGCTTCTAACTGATCAGTATTTTCTAGATAAGCTTTCAAAAAGGTATAAGGCTCTTAGAAAAACCTATTTAAGTGAACATCATGTATTAAAGTCAATAGATAATGCAGTAGCTGAAATAGGATTAAGAGAAGATAAAAGCTACGAAAAAGAGATAAGTACTATGAAAAAATTTATAAAAGATCATGGAAGATGGATGGACAAGTATTTCGAAACTGGTGAATACCTAGAACTTACTGGGAATAGTAAAAATGAAAGATAG
- a CDS encoding DUF4956 domain-containing protein yields the protein MEISMIMQYLIDNEQVYSAVKISKSLFIALVIAIGIYITYRLTYKGVVYSKNFNISLIMITLITAIVIMVIGSNVALSLGMVGALSIVRFRTAIKDPRDTAFIFWGIGVGLSVGTDNIQVAIIGSIFIMVTLFIITLAMKSEDKYLLVIKAERLSEETIMKNIFSSLKNYKMRAKNTTESTLEIVCEIRLKENEDIKLMQLLYSTPGVKTVNIVSQTGEMMG from the coding sequence ATGGAAATATCGATGATTATGCAGTATCTCATTGATAATGAGCAGGTTTATTCAGCAGTTAAGATTTCAAAGTCCCTATTTATTGCACTGGTTATTGCTATAGGTATATATATAACATACAGGCTTACATATAAGGGAGTAGTATATAGCAAAAACTTCAATATATCATTAATAATGATAACTCTAATAACAGCTATTGTGATAATGGTTATAGGAAGTAACGTAGCATTATCACTTGGAATGGTAGGAGCACTTTCAATTGTACGTTTTAGGACAGCTATAAAGGACCCTAGGGATACAGCTTTTATATTTTGGGGGATAGGCGTAGGACTTTCTGTTGGAACGGATAACATTCAAGTTGCGATTATCGGGTCTATTTTTATTATGGTTACTTTATTTATTATAACATTGGCTATGAAAAGTGAGGATAAATATCTTTTAGTCATAAAAGCAGAGCGTTTAAGTGAAGAGACAATTATGAAAAATATATTTTCATCACTGAAAAACTATAAAATGAGAGCTAAAAATACAACTGAATCTACACTAGAGATTGTATGTGAGATAAGGCTAAAAGAAAATGAAGATATAAAACTTATGCAGTTATTATATTCAACTCCAGGGGTTAAGACTGTTAATATAGTCTCTCAAACAGGAGAAATGATGGGTTAG
- a CDS encoding polyphosphate polymerase domain-containing protein: MLDYKKYENSKAVKVSRREMKYFITLEDYYYFKSVFPVFFNKDLHSIDEGYRVRSVYFDSINNLDYHDKIEGEQNRKKIRIRVYNPNDNKAKLEVKYKFNLNQRKETLIISREHAKRLINGEYDVLLNYSDGIALKIYAIMVSDIYKPVSTLEYKREAFYKDEYGIRVTLDTEISHSETEFDIFSKDLNMIPTLDINRPLLEVKYEKYLYKWFQDILSSRDCVNSSISKYCSSRKIYGGFHI, translated from the coding sequence ATGCTTGATTATAAGAAGTATGAAAACTCAAAGGCAGTTAAAGTCTCAAGGCGAGAAATGAAATACTTTATTACACTTGAGGACTATTATTATTTTAAATCTGTGTTTCCTGTGTTTTTCAATAAGGATTTACATAGTATTGATGAAGGATATAGGGTTCGAAGTGTTTACTTTGATTCTATTAATAATCTTGATTATCACGACAAGATAGAAGGGGAACAAAATAGAAAGAAAATAAGGATAAGAGTATATAATCCTAATGATAATAAAGCTAAACTTGAAGTGAAATATAAGTTTAACCTTAATCAAAGAAAAGAAACACTTATTATATCTAGGGAACATGCTAAAAGGCTTATTAATGGAGAGTATGATGTTTTACTTAATTATAGTGATGGAATAGCATTGAAGATTTATGCAATCATGGTATCGGATATTTATAAACCCGTATCCACCCTAGAGTATAAAAGAGAGGCATTTTATAAAGATGAATATGGAATAAGAGTAACACTAGATACAGAAATATCCCATAGTGAAACAGAGTTTGATATTTTTTCAAAGGACCTAAATATGATCCCCACACTTGATATTAATAGACCACTTCTTGAAGTTAAGTATGAAAAATATTTATACAAGTGGTTTCAAGATATATTATCATCTAGGGATTGTGTAAATAGTTCTATAAGTAAGTATTGTAGTTCTAGAAAGATATATGGAGGATTCCATATATAG
- a CDS encoding LiaF transmembrane domain-containing protein has translation MANKSSNLLWGLLFIVLGVLFGGNALDLWNFNLFFEGWWTLFIIVPSIMGLFQRGSKISALIGLVVGVMLLLSAQNIISWYILSKLIIPIIFIFIGLQIIFRKDFSKDKFYEKSFSSDGLPEYTAFFSGNDINFPYEKFVGANLTAIFGGVDLNLKNAIIDEDVVINSLVIFGGADIIVPPNVKVKVSSIPILGGNSNKTSQVIREDVPTIYIKAISIFGGTEIK, from the coding sequence ATGGCAAACAAGTCAAGTAACCTATTATGGGGTTTACTTTTTATTGTTTTAGGTGTTTTGTTTGGAGGAAATGCTTTAGATCTATGGAATTTTAACTTGTTTTTTGAAGGTTGGTGGACTCTATTTATAATTGTTCCAAGTATAATGGGTCTATTTCAAAGAGGGTCTAAGATAAGTGCACTTATAGGATTAGTTGTTGGGGTTATGCTACTTTTATCAGCTCAAAATATTATATCTTGGTATATATTAAGTAAGCTTATTATACCAATAATATTTATTTTTATAGGTCTACAAATTATCTTTAGAAAAGACTTTAGTAAGGATAAGTTCTATGAAAAAAGCTTTAGTAGTGATGGATTACCAGAATATACAGCATTTTTTTCAGGAAATGATATTAATTTTCCATATGAAAAGTTTGTTGGAGCTAATTTAACTGCGATATTTGGAGGGGTTGATTTAAACCTAAAAAATGCAATTATTGATGAAGATGTTGTTATAAATTCATTAGTGATTTTTGGAGGTGCAGACATAATTGTCCCACCTAATGTAAAGGTTAAAGTATCAAGTATACCTATATTAGGAGGCAATTCAAATAAAACTAGCCAGGTGATAAGGGAAGATGTTCCAACTATATATATAAAGGCTATAAGTATATTCGGAGGAACAGAAATAAAGTAA
- a CDS encoding DUF6512 family protein encodes MDSFKKAKKWILIGIPIISIVGSLMHFAYEWSGNLALVGLFTPVNESIWEHLKMAFFPTLAWWILGYLIYRGDFSFNTRTWLSSAVVASITAPLVVVTFYYTYTGAFGIESLVLDIFSLFLGIFIGQILGLHLYRYGKFNPLVSGVLYLILILVILAFIVFTFNPPHIPLFLDSQTGTYGI; translated from the coding sequence TTGGATAGCTTCAAAAAAGCTAAGAAATGGATTCTTATTGGTATTCCTATAATAAGTATAGTAGGAAGTCTAATGCATTTTGCATATGAATGGTCTGGAAACCTTGCCCTAGTTGGTTTATTTACTCCTGTTAATGAAAGCATATGGGAACATTTAAAAATGGCATTCTTCCCTACCCTAGCATGGTGGATTTTAGGCTACCTGATTTATAGAGGTGATTTTTCTTTTAATACAAGAACATGGTTATCATCTGCAGTAGTTGCATCTATTACTGCTCCATTAGTTGTAGTTACATTTTACTATACATACACAGGAGCCTTTGGAATTGAATCATTAGTTCTTGATATATTTTCACTGTTTCTTGGAATATTTATAGGTCAAATACTAGGGCTTCATCTATATAGATATGGAAAATTTAATCCTCTAGTATCTGGGGTTTTATATTTAATACTAATACTTGTCATACTTGCATTTATTGTATTTACCTTTAACCCACCACATATTCCATTGTTTTTAGATTCACAGACAGGAACATATGGGATATAG
- a CDS encoding DUF4275 family protein, translated as MNSIRLLKNIKVIEIPKWGIYLRKQWEDSFADYLSDKEKEDIFLYNTDGCCGYLWHLFSYNKRTCLQAEEANKAFNSIAKNSCYVFYQHSNDVLILDGAKVLSADNLICDLDFYKSDIYVVDKQFNWTYVRTHETGLGPYFSFKDKRI; from the coding sequence GTGAATTCAATTCGACTACTTAAAAATATTAAAGTTATAGAAATACCTAAATGGGGAATTTATCTACGAAAGCAATGGGAAGATAGTTTTGCGGATTATCTAAGTGACAAAGAAAAGGAAGATATTTTTCTTTATAACACCGATGGATGTTGTGGATACCTATGGCATTTATTTAGCTATAATAAAAGAACTTGTTTACAAGCTGAAGAAGCTAATAAAGCTTTTAATAGTATAGCTAAAAATTCATGTTATGTTTTTTATCAACATTCAAATGATGTTCTGATTCTTGACGGAGCTAAGGTTCTTAGTGCAGATAACCTAATATGTGATTTGGATTTTTATAAGTCAGACATTTATGTTGTAGATAAACAATTTAATTGGACTTATGTAAGGACACATGAAACTGGCTTAGGTCCTTATTTTAGTTTTAAGGATAAAAGGATTTAA
- a CDS encoding VOC family protein, whose translation MKTKMLHTCIRVMDLEASLKFYSEALGFVESSRKDFPEYKFTIVYMTDENGTYDLELTYNYNQETPYEIGNGFSHIAVGVEDLEGLREEHIKSGYEVTDLKGLPGEKPRYYFVTDPDGYKVEVIRL comes from the coding sequence ATGAAAACAAAAATGTTACATACTTGTATAAGAGTTATGGACCTTGAAGCATCACTTAAATTCTATAGTGAAGCATTAGGATTTGTTGAAAGTTCAAGAAAGGATTTCCCAGAGTATAAATTCACAATAGTTTATATGACAGATGAAAATGGGACATATGATCTAGAACTTACATATAACTACAATCAAGAAACTCCATACGAAATAGGAAATGGATTTAGCCATATAGCTGTAGGAGTAGAGGACCTTGAAGGACTTCGTGAAGAACATATAAAAAGTGGATATGAGGTAACAGACCTTAAAGGACTACCAGGTGAAAAACCAAGATACTACTTCGTAACTGATCCAGATGGATATAAGGTAGAGGTAATAAGATTATAA